One stretch of Rathayibacter festucae DSM 15932 DNA includes these proteins:
- a CDS encoding peptidoglycan-binding domain-containing protein gives MRTTRPTPIAQRPRRLLIAGIACGALAFGSVATAPAVFAAEAPVSAAAASAAAWPVVAEGENSANARTVQHLLNAAGASVDADGVFGPATAAAVTSFQSARGLSADGIVGAQTWAALITTVSSGDSGEAVSALQVQLNKVGASLTVDGAFGAATLAAVKSVQSAAGLTVDGVVGPQTWQSLVGAGSGTTPDPGQPGETFATLSEEQLANVRTIIAEGKTAGVPEYGWVVAIATAMQESRLRNLSGGDRDSVGLFQQRPSAGWGDPADLVDPVYASRAFYGAANSPTTNTGLTDIAGWESMSVTEAAQAVQVSAYPDAYAQWETLAREAVESEG, from the coding sequence ATGAGAACCACCCGTCCCACTCCAATCGCCCAGCGCCCGAGGCGCCTCCTGATCGCAGGGATCGCCTGCGGCGCCCTCGCCTTCGGGTCGGTCGCCACAGCCCCGGCCGTCTTCGCGGCCGAGGCGCCGGTCAGCGCCGCTGCCGCGTCGGCCGCCGCCTGGCCCGTCGTCGCCGAGGGCGAGAACAGCGCCAACGCCCGGACCGTGCAGCACCTGCTGAACGCCGCCGGCGCCTCCGTGGACGCCGACGGCGTCTTCGGCCCCGCCACCGCCGCCGCGGTGACCTCCTTCCAGAGCGCGCGCGGCCTCTCCGCCGACGGCATCGTCGGCGCGCAGACCTGGGCCGCCCTGATCACGACGGTGTCCTCCGGCGACTCCGGCGAGGCGGTCAGCGCGCTCCAGGTGCAGCTGAACAAGGTCGGCGCGAGCCTCACGGTCGACGGCGCGTTCGGCGCCGCGACCCTCGCCGCCGTGAAGAGCGTCCAGTCGGCGGCCGGGCTCACGGTCGACGGCGTCGTCGGTCCGCAGACCTGGCAGTCGCTCGTCGGCGCCGGCTCGGGCACCACGCCCGACCCGGGCCAGCCGGGCGAGACCTTCGCGACCCTCAGCGAGGAGCAGCTCGCGAACGTCCGCACGATCATCGCGGAGGGCAAGACGGCGGGCGTCCCCGAGTACGGCTGGGTCGTCGCCATCGCCACGGCGATGCAGGAGTCGCGACTGCGGAACCTCTCCGGCGGCGACCGCGACTCGGTCGGCCTCTTCCAGCAGCGCCCGTCGGCGGGCTGGGGCGACCCGGCCGACCTCGTCGACCCGGTCTACGCCTCGAGGGCGTTCTACGGGGCGGCGAACAGCCCCACCACGAACACCGGCCTGACGGACATCGCCGGCTGGGAGTCGATGTCGGTGACCGAGGCGGCGCAGGCCGTGCAGGTCTCCGCCTACCCGGACGCCTACGCGCAGTGGGAGACCCTGGCGCGCGAGGCCGTCGAGAGCGAGGGATGA